A segment of the Candidatus Acetothermia bacterium genome:
TCGCCTACCACTGGGCGCGCCTCGCGGAGATGGTCCAGGCGGCGGAGGCCGCCGCCGCCCTGGCCCAGGACGAGGGGCTCACCGGGGCGGACGTGCGGGGCAGACTCGGTCAGCCCGGGGAGGGGATCGGCGCCGTGGAGGCGGCCCGAGGGACCCTGTTCCATCATTACCGTCTGAACGGGGAAGGGTTGGTGGAGTGGGTGAACCTGATCGTGGCCACCACCCACAACGCTGCGGGGATCGGGCTCTCGGTGAAGCAGATGGCGGAGGCGGTGGTCCGGCAAGGCAACTTGGACGAGGAGCTCCTCAACCGGGTGGAAATGGCGTTCCGGGCCTACGACCCGTGCCTGGCCTGCGCCACCCACTTCCTTCCCGGGGAGACCCCGCTTGTCCTGGAGGTGTACGATGCTTACGGGAACCTCGCCCGCCGTATTGGCCGATAGGGTCGTGGTGGTGGCCCTGGGGAACCCCGACCGGAGCGATGACGGCGTTGGCCCGGCGGTGATTCGGGCCCTTGAGCCGCGCCCGAATGTGGAGGTGTGGGAGGCGATCAAGGGGGGCCTCCCCCTGGCCCACGCCCTGGTGGGGTTCCCGCGGGCGCTGATCGTGGACGCGGCCCCGTTCCTGCCGGTGGGGGAGGTGGCCCTGTTCCCCCTCATCCCGACCCTCTCTCACGGAGGGGAGAGGGGGAGGGGGGAAACCCTTCCCCGCAGTAGGGGAGGACCAGGGGCCGGCTGGCCGCACGGCCTGGGCCTCGCCCGGGCCCTGGCCGCCTTGCGCGCCGCGGGCCTGGACATCCCCGAGGCCTGGGCGCTGGGGATCGGGATACCCCCGGATCCCCCGTTCCGGCGCGGCTTGTCTCCGGAGGTCCGCCGGGCGGTGCCCCGGGCGGTGGCAGAGGTGAGACGATGGCTGATGAGCTGAGGCTTTCCCGGGAGGCGCTCGCCGCCCCGTTCGTGCGCAAGGTGGAGGAACTGTCCGGCCAGAACCTGTACGCTTGCTACCAGTGCGGCAAGTGCGCCGCAGGGTGCCTGTTCACCGAGGCCATGGACGCCCTCCCCAACCAGGTGCTGCGCCGGGTCCAGCTTGGGGACGAATCGGTGCTCGCCGCCTCTGCCCCGTGGGCGTGCGCCTCCTGCCTGGCGTGCGCGGTGCGTTGCCCGAAGGGGGTGGACGTGGCCCGGGTCATGGAGGCGCTGCGGCTCCTCTCCCTGCGCCGCGGCCTGCCGCACCTCGACCCGAGGGCGACGGCAGGGGTCCCCCAGATCGCCCTGGTGGGGGCGTTTCGCAAATTGACCCCGTGAACCGTGATCAGTGGGGGAAGGAAGAATGAGCGGAGTTGAAAACCGGCGACAGGAACGGAAAAGCGAGGAGGCGGCGGTGGCTCGCGGCCCTCAGGAACGGAACTTCCGATCACGGATCCCGTACTTCCCCGGCTGCGCGATGAAGGATCAGGCCCGGGACTACGAGCGGGCCGCCCAGGCCGCGCTCGCCGCCCTCGGCTGCGAGCTCGTCGAGCTCCCCCGTTGGAACTGCTGCGGCACCGTGTACTCCCTGGCCAACGATGACCTGATGCGCCACGTGGGCCCGGTGCGGAACCTGATCCGCGTCCAGGACATGGGCGAGTCCCGGGTCCTCACCCTGTGCGCGATGTGCTACGGGACCCTCAGGCGGTCGGCCCGGTTCGTGGCCGCCGACCCGGAGCGGCTCTCGCGGATCAACGCGTTCATGAGCGACGAGCACGACTACCGCGGCGGGGTGGAGGTGCTCCACCTCCTCGGGTTCCTGCGGGACGTGGTGGGATACGAAAACCTGGCATCCAAGGTTGTCCGCCCCCTCACGGGGGTGCGGGCCGCGCCGTACTACGGGTGTACCCTGGTGCGGCCGCGGGAGGTAGGGGTGGACGACCCCGACCGGTCGGAGGTCCTCGAGCGGGTGCTCTCGGCCCTGGGGGCGGAGGTCGCCGAGTTCCCGTACAAGGTGGAGTGCTGCGGGGCGTACCTGACGGTGGGGGCGCCGGCGATCGTGGCGGGGCGGGTGAGGGACATCGTCGCTTCGGCCGCGGCCAATGGGGCGGACCTGATCGTCACCAGTTGTCCACTCTGTCAGTTCAACCTGGAGGCGCGCCGGCCGGGGACCGGGCCGCGGCTGCCCGTCGTGTACCTGGGCCAGCTCCTGGCCTGGGCCCTAGGGGCGGACGCCTGCCTCCCGCCCGAGGCGGAGGCCCTGATCCAGGGGACCACCCCGGCGGCCGCCGGTGCGCAACAGAGGTGAGGGGATGACCAGAGATCAAGGGATGCTCACCGTGTACATCATGGGCAAGGGGTACCGCGTGCCCGCAGGCCTCACGATCATGAAGGCCATGGAGTACGCGGGGTACCGCCTGGTGCGGGGCTGTGGGTGCCGCGGCGGCTACTGCGGGGCCTGCGCCACCGTGTACCGTCTGCCCGGGGATTACCGCCTCTACGCCGATCTCGCTTGCCAGACCACGGTTCAGGACGGCATGTACATCGCTCAACTGCCGTTCACACCGGCCGAGCGGGCCGACTACCAGCTGTCCCAGCTGGCCCCCCGGGGGGAAACGCTCCTCGCCCTGTACCCGGAGCTGGCGCGGTGCGTGGCCTGCAACACGTGCACCAGGGCCTGCCCCCAGAAGCTGGAGGTGATGGACGCCGTCCAGGCCGCCCTGCGTGGGGATATCCGGCAGGTGGCCGAGCTCACCTTCGACTGCGTCCAGTGCGGCCTGTGTGCCATGCGCTGTCCGGCGGAGATCGCCCACTACCACGTGTGGCAGCTCGCCCGGCGCCTCTGCGGGGCCTACCTCACCCCCCGCGCCCAGCACCTGGCCCGGCGGGTGGCCGAGGTGGAGTCCGGGGCTTTCGACGCTGAGCTGGACCGGCTGATGGGCATGGGCAAGGACGAGTTGGCCAAGGCATACCAGGCCCGGGACATCGAGCCCTGAGGAGGGAGCGGGTGGCCACGTATCCGAAGGAGATGCAGGAATCGATCGCGCGGGTGGAAGCAACGCGCCCCCAGCGCATGAAAGCGGGGTTTCCCCGCCTTTCCCTGGCCGAGCAGGAGGCGCTCCTCAGGGGGTTTCACCCCGACTACAAGGAAGGTGGCAAGCGCCCACTCCGAGTGGGGCCGTCGCAGGGGGAGTTCGTGCCCCATGAGGTGGCCGACCTCCTCGAGGCCTACCCCCTCCTCGACCCACGGGAGGTGGACCTAAGCGAGGTGGACTACGACGTGGACGTGCTCGTGATCGGGGGCGGCGGGGCGGGAACGGTGGCCGCGCTGTGGGCGTGCGAAGCTGGCATCCCCGCCAACCGCATCCTCATCGCCACCAAGCTCCGCCATGGGGACTCCAACTCGATGATGGCCCAAGGGGGCATCCAGGCCGCGGACAAGCCCCACGACTTCCCGGCCATCCACTACCTGGACGTGATCGGCGGGGGGCACTTCGCGGGCGATCCCAAACTGGTACGGGCCCTGGTCCAGGACGGCCCGATGATCATCCGCTGGCACGAGGCGCTCGGGGTGATGTACGACAAAGGTCCCGATGGGACGATGATC
Coding sequences within it:
- a CDS encoding hydrogenase maturation protease — encoded protein: MLTGTSPAVLADRVVVVALGNPDRSDDGVGPAVIRALEPRPNVEVWEAIKGGLPLAHALVGFPRALIVDAAPFLPVGEVALFPLIPTLSHGGERGRGETLPRSRGGPGAGWPHGLGLARALAALRAAGLDIPEAWALGIGIPPDPPFRRGLSPEVRRAVPRAVAEVRRWLMS
- a CDS encoding 4Fe-4S dicluster domain-containing protein codes for the protein MADELRLSREALAAPFVRKVEELSGQNLYACYQCGKCAAGCLFTEAMDALPNQVLRRVQLGDESVLAASAPWACASCLACAVRCPKGVDVARVMEALRLLSLRRGLPHLDPRATAGVPQIALVGAFRKLTP
- a CDS encoding CoB--CoM heterodisulfide reductase iron-sulfur subunit B family protein, producing MSGVENRRQERKSEEAAVARGPQERNFRSRIPYFPGCAMKDQARDYERAAQAALAALGCELVELPRWNCCGTVYSLANDDLMRHVGPVRNLIRVQDMGESRVLTLCAMCYGTLRRSARFVAADPERLSRINAFMSDEHDYRGGVEVLHLLGFLRDVVGYENLASKVVRPLTGVRAAPYYGCTLVRPREVGVDDPDRSEVLERVLSALGAEVAEFPYKVECCGAYLTVGAPAIVAGRVRDIVASAAANGADLIVTSCPLCQFNLEARRPGTGPRLPVVYLGQLLAWALGADACLPPEAEALIQGTTPAAAGAQQR
- a CDS encoding 4Fe-4S dicluster domain-containing protein translates to MTRDQGMLTVYIMGKGYRVPAGLTIMKAMEYAGYRLVRGCGCRGGYCGACATVYRLPGDYRLYADLACQTTVQDGMYIAQLPFTPAERADYQLSQLAPRGETLLALYPELARCVACNTCTRACPQKLEVMDAVQAALRGDIRQVAELTFDCVQCGLCAMRCPAEIAHYHVWQLARRLCGAYLTPRAQHLARRVAEVESGAFDAELDRLMGMGKDELAKAYQARDIEP